cgcaaccttttcaccccgattcgttcctcacacatggatccgtggttGGGATCgccgaattattatttttccgcTGCGCCATAGGGGTGCCGACGATCCAACACATACACACTAAGTTTCATAAGCTCAATTCAAACTATTGCTTTATCAAACCATCCTATACATACCATATAAACCGAAAGATGTTTAGCAAAAACTACTGAAGaaaatctggatagtgtgacctAACATGGTGATCCGATCCTCTGAATTTACATCAATCTACAAAGAACATAAAGAATACAAAAGTAAGCTTATAGaggcttagtaagttcataggctcttaacataaatcttaccaaatttGCATAACAAATtcataaacaaataattcaataacacTTCCTGCCATTCACAATATCAAAATGGTGAAATCCCTTGTTTGAGCTCAATTTCAATGATCATTAAAATCtatcatataaattcaaatgaTTATTACAAAAACTTTGTCAAATTAGAGAACTTCTTAtggaattgagtacttcgttttctcGATGCCATAGTCCTATTATGGTCTTGCACATAATCACAAATcgatgccatagcccaactatggtcttacatggaatcACATAATCACAGACCGATGTCGTagcctagctatggtcttacattgaATCACGTAACCATataccgatgccatagcccaactatggtcttacgcaGAATCACATAATCACATACCGATGCCATAACCCAGCTATGATATTACATGGAATTACACCATATAACGATTTCATAGCCCATCTATAGTCTTACATGGAATCACATAATCACATACCGATGTCATagcctagctatggtcttacacgaatcgCACTATCACATATCGGTGCCATatcccagctatggtcttacacggaatcACATTGTCACATATCCACATATttccatggtccaaccatggccTTTTCtatcaattcttttttttttatcactgaacgaaagtactcaaccCTGCGTTCTACTCCATTTGAACATTTATTccaattttcatactttcacaacattcataatttaataacgaatatatgaaataatatatcatatcattcataaaaataacaaataatcattaaaatttagccatatgaacttacctgggctAATTTGTAAAGATCGCAATAGTTCAAGGACTAATcgattattttctcttttccccgtttgtCTTCagattcttgatctataattataaaatcattcattcattagcattTATTTCAGTTCTACTctacttcacaatttataccatttaatgtttgaaataacacttttaccccaaactttacaatttttacaatttagtccttgaccAATTATCCCATCAATTGAgatattttttctcaattaaaactttatctaaACATTATAAACTATTTCACAGCCTTTTATATTTAGTATTTCATACCAAACCCTAACATGTAAACTCTTTTACAAtctaaaaatcaatttctattcaaatcattcaataaaatcatcacataacaaaattaaggcttcaatttcatgctaattCATCATAAGCTTCCAGAGATCATCCatggaaactttcaaaatttctcataaaatcaaaaactaatggattcaatagttggacctagttgtaaaagtattagaatcacaaaaattacaagaaataatcaaTAATTGAACTTGCTtgatgcaaaaattatgaaaaaccagcttataGAACCCTCCTATGGAGTTTTTGGCTGAAAATTTGGAAGAGATCTCTagaattttcaatttggtctttattttatttgtttaatttgcaaaatttctaattttgcccCTATTTCACCAAGTTTTCTGATTTTTCTCAGCCTATGCCGCCTCATGCTTTCCTCTTTGgctatttttctcttttagcCCTTCTTTATCCAatacttaagctatttaatcacattttACAAGTTTGTaccttattcaatttagtccttttcatttaattaattatcaaaatgttaaaattttctaacgaaattttaataataacttaTCAGCACTCCGtaagtatttataaaaatatttatggctcggtttatgattttgaggtctcaatacctcgttttagctcaatttacctaataatttcttttaaataacaaaatgtactaattcaaaaacatttctaaaatcacacttaacttataattattaatttgttaaatttctaGTCTCACCCGTTGGGTTTAGTGATCTTGAATCACtattccgacaccactgaaactTAGGCTGTTACACCTTATCACCTATATGAATGTTCAATTGAAGCTTTTAGAATCTTTGcttgttaaaaattgaatttaagaaTTATGCTAATGACTTGATGATTAGAGTAGCACAACGGAAATATGACTTTAGGTTATCAAATATTCCATGAATAATTGTGTGAGTTGGTAATTGGTGTGTTTTGCGGTGGTTCTAATGGAGAATTATTTCGGTGGCTAATACGACGTTCAAAATTCGGGTCGGACTGTCCCGACTGGGTTTGGGGCGccagttttataaattttaggaGAATAAAGCAACAACTTCCTGTTTTAGAAGGTGCTAAGAGCCAAGCTTCTACTTTCCTCCCTAATTTGGATCCTCAAAAGtgagattaattttttatgagaaTAGGATCGACCCCAATTGCTATGATTTGATAGTTTAGATCGCCTACCCTTAAATTAACATATTCCTCAATCTGATTATCAACATTCTTACTATAATATTacctattaattttaatatttttaattaaaaatatgtttaaaattattttcatattattcatagaatttataaaatttataaaataatttaaccttttttaatttagatatacaACATCGCATTGGTAAGCAACTAgtttaagaatattaaaagaaaatgattgaaaccctattttaaaaaaaacatcacatgaattttaaattatgaatttgtaacacccttcaTCTGGAACGAATTGATATATATCCTAAGCAAGAGATGTTACATTTGGACACTAAGACTACTTAACACGAACATCtatttcaaaactttattttaacataaGACTACTTAACACGAACATCtatttcaaaactttattttaacatGAATAGACACATTTGAAGCTAATTAAGTCATTTCTAGGCTCCTTTTAAAGTTTGGTTACAAATAGGGATCATTTAGGGCTTATTCTGGTCAAAATAGGGTAAACATGGTCAACGTCGTGACATTGGAAAATGGGTGCCGCAACACTAAAGAAAAAACCCTTCAATGTCACAACATTGACTCGTGGTGTCATGACACTGAGGGCAAAATGACTccaatgtcgcgacattgatTTCTGATTTCGCGACACTAAGGGCAGATTATCCAAAAcatgtttgaaaatttaaaaccaagTCTAAACTATCATCAATCATTCCATAACTCTTCTAAACATTTTTAGGACTCAAATTATGTTAGATATCATTCAAAAACTTCATATAATGCatgtatatattcatataagaaaaatcATCCCAAGGTGCAAAATgatattaaacatgcataatataGTTTTAGAACCACTTaactattttacaaaaattcatGTGGTTTTGAtcttatgtacatgccactcTATTAGTAAAATATAAGTTCCATACTCTTTAAATTCTTCCTTGGTGATGAGATGTGGATGAGAATGGCTACTTCAATAGGTGATTTCTACACTACTTTACCTACAAGCTTGTGAAAACTTAGAAAGTACTTAGAGTATggaacttatattttattatttaagtatttagaAAGTACTTTACCTTTAAGCTTTGTCTACTTGCTTTCCCATGTCTAAACTCCTCGTAGATTCTTCCTTGTCATTCTCTTCATTTCATatcaatatcataaaatataagatatcaatatttttaatccaCAACCTTTTATGCTCAAATGATCAAAGTAAACATGAAACTATTACCAAATCATGATATCTTAATTTCTCACATAATCTatattttctctcttcaaaCATGAACCCACcacttctattaaaaatataagcttgTTAGGttgtaaaacacttaatatAACTAAGTTTTTtagagaaatttgatggttttgagtttgaaaaggcttggaggaccaaattgtaaaagaaaaaaaaacccttctTTTTACCCAAGAGTGTAACGTGAATAAGGAAGCCatccttcttctaaaatttaataaaataaaataaataaaacaattcaatttaatataatataataatagtcgatgaaaactaaatattattataactaaaaaaaaatctatccaTCATAGTTATTCACTTGATCTTGATAAAATTACTTTTCATGTCCTCACGCATTTTaccacttattcaatttaattcttttatacttttaatttctctCCTTGACCCCAGCACTTTGGTAAATCTACAGTTTAGTCTATACCTCagattaatatttttcaatacatcagtattttaaattttctctaGTCTCCTACTATCTTCTCCACTAAcacttataaataacattttatttattctgaCAAATTCGACTCATAATTGctcaaaataatattgttaCAATCACAAGCTTTTCGAGGATGTTACAAAGTTTAActtttttatacaatgtttaAGGTTGGAGATGGGATCACATGAACTCGTGCCAAATAGGTGtttgagaaaaattttaaccaCCGCTTTATATAAGTCAAAACAAACTTCAAGCTACTTTTAGTGGGTGTTTGGTAggccaaatctaacattatggcATGTAATGTTAGAGTTCAAAATGAGATTATTGTGTTAAGATTCTCAACATTTTGACCATCTCATAATCTTACATTCTTAAATAATGATAAGATGCCATAAGAGAGGGTGTAATCTCACATTCTTAGATTATCTAAGATTTTGGATGGAATctaaaattgaagttaaaataacccttttattcttattaaattaatcaatataaCTCTTCTTTAcacacaaaaataattataattaaaaacaaaaatctcttatttttcttatccTTTTCACTCGGTAACTTTGACAaccaaaatataattcaaattttaatacaacaatttgataattcaaatgtatttcaatttaaaaatagtaaatatatcctaaataaaaataaattaaaactaatgcttatttttaatataagacttaaaggtttaaattttctatCAAATATATTGCAATCAACATTTAATAACTTCCTATTCTGTActgcaaattttcaaattcaataattataaattgagtgttgaaaaaattataaatgatttattatattttagttcaaatgttataatttttttagtttaaatctCCAATCATGTTTAATTAGACTTGTTCATGGGTCAAGTTATTCGTCCAGACCCAAAAAAAGATGGACTTGGGTAAAAAAAAGTTggcacatttaaaatttttaacaaaatgttaaagaaaataaatttaaacaagataaaattttataataagaacAATAAAATTGTTTTAGATAATACTATATTTCATTAAccaaatatttaagttttacaTTCCAGCCACATGAACCACCCATAATTTTATTACGAAACGTAATTCAATTGGTAttttagcttcttcttttttaattatctcattataagtttttttatcatatttattctttttatacaatatttagaattattcatAGTCCTCCTCAATCTATAAATAAGTGGATAATACATTTCAATATGCTCAAACTCACGTTCTCTTATATTtgtattgataataatttttatattaatcaagCTAACACTCAATCCACAATTACTATATTAGCGTTAATTTTACACTCTTTGTTCTAGGAACGGTATGGCACGGGCTGTGAAAGTAACACTATTCGGCGTTACATTTTTCGTTCCAATAGCTAAAGTCCTGGGTGTAATTAACGCTAATCGTGTAGCCAAACATTTGGGATTTCTTCCATTTCTAAAACCCTTCCGCCTAAACCTTTTTCTTATAAACTTGAGCTCAGCCCTGTAGCTCTTTCGTTTCATTTCTCAAATTAAAGGTTGAAATCGATGTAAATTACTCTTTGTTTTCCTTTCTCAAATCCCAGTCTCTATGCAGCATTCTTCTCACAAGCTCTCATGGTTAgtctctcttttctctctgaggattttttctttttcttattcttctttGGTAAGTGTTTAAAGTGTTTGATTTTTTGTCTCAATGAACTTAGATGCTGTTGTTACGATTTTTTTCATTCCTCAGCATAAAtacccttcttttttttttgtgatttgaTTGTTTTCCCATGTTTTCCTTTGTGGTTTTAGGTGTCTCTTCTAAGTCaaataataacttttattttctaagaaTTACTATGAAACTTAATCATTTGAGTCTTTTGATGGATTCTTTCTGACTTTCTTTATGTTTGAAGTATCAGAGTCTTTTTGAAGTTTGCCATGGCGAATGaacttttttcttaaattgatTAGTAGCATTGATGATATGGAGCAGTTGAGTCCAGTTTTTATGCTTACAGAGCTTTTGATTTTCATAGGTTCTGTTTGTTTAGTTGTTAAAGAAAAGGATggtacaaaaacaaaaccacatttttattaaatgaataatgaCTTGAATGAAACccaaatttaaacttaattgataattgttttTCCTGCAACTGCAAACTTTACACATTTCTTTGCAAATAGAGGCACatcttcaacaaaatttttgcTTGCGCCCTCATATTTTGATCATGATTGCTTACCCTAACTctatcctctcttttttttttttttctattttttcttttgggcaGTGAAATGCTTGCATATTGCTTTCCTTTAATCATTCAGCTATCAAATTACAAAAGCAGGATTATCCATAACATTGGTTTGCTTGTGGGTAATTTGAAGTATAGGAGAACATATTCCAGCCAGAATCTACTTGAGCCAGTTAGTGGAAGGATCATCACTAGTAGTCAATTTGTTAATCATCCTTCTCAAAGAAGTTTTAGTCAATCTAGTTGTTATCAGAAATTCGCGCCTGTTGAAACTCATCCTATCCTTCGGTGCAGTAGTCTTCAGCATCGGTTCAAAAATTGGCAAGAACTGAGAAAGCATAAATTGACAGCTAGCACATTTGCTGGGGCTATCGGCTTTTGGCCTTTGCGAAGGACCCAGCTCTGGCTAGAGAAACTTGGGGCGATTGAGCCTTTTTCTGGTAACTTAGCTACATGTTGGAGCAATATCAAAGAAGAGGAAGCACTTGAAAGATATAAACTGATTACTGGGAATACAATTGAGTTTCCTGAATTTCAGGTTTATGGTAAGATGAATCCTGAAGACAGTTGGTTAGCAGCTTCACCTGATGGCTTGGTGAACAGTGTTTATGGGTTGCCTCCTGGGGGAGTATTGGAGATAAAATGTCCATATATTGATGGGAAAATGGAAGAGACTTTCCCTTGGAAGCGCATCCCCCTCTATTGCATTCCACAAGCTCAGGGTTTAATGGAAATCATGGACCGGGAATGGATGGATTTCTATGTTTGGACTCCTAACGGAAGCAGTCTGTTTAGGATTTACCGAGATGTAAAATACTGGAATGTTCTGAAATCGGCACTCTCTGACTTTTGGTGGAAGCATGTTCAACCAGCTAAAGAAATATGCAGTAAAAATGTGATAACAGATCCCCTCAgagaattaaaatcaataagGCCAGACTCCAGGCATGAATCATGTGGCGATATAGTTCGTCAAAGCAAACTTGTAGCTGATAACTCCAATTTATTGATTCGTGAAATAAATGGACAACTGATAACCTGATTTGATGACTgagatattgaattttaaacCAAGTCTAATTCATTAATACCAATGCTTACTTGAGGTTTTaacaattattgaaaattttggttaccATGAGTTTCCTCAGAGGAAGAAGATCAAGTTTGGAAGTGCTTGTTCATAATGGTTGTTTTTCTAGATGAATGAAATTACTATTAGGGGCACTTCTCCCTTTAGTTGGACAAAGCTGAATGCCTATGGTTGTTGCAAGAGTTCACAGGAACCTCAGCTGGTAAGTGAATATTGAGAAATGACGAAGACTATATTGCTAAATAGGGTCTTCTGAAGTTTGCTATCCATCATGCTTTTAATTGTATgataatgtgttttttttttcttgcgaTGCTTAAAATGCTCTGGAATGGAAAAGCTAACTCTTGGTTGAATCTGGTTCACGTTGGCACGAAGTTGGACAGCAAAATCTTGTAGGCATGTTTCTAATAAAGCATTGTTACATGGTTGTAGCAACTTGTTGACTAGAGGTTGGCATGGATAATATTGCACTAACCTTAGAGAGGCTACGAGTATCCTAATCAATGAGCTTATACAAGGAATTGCCCGGCTATATATTTGATGATCCTCCAGCCTGGCTGATTCCTGTTGTAAGAAGTCATCCTTTCTGGTTGTTTGGCTCTAAGTTTGTCTCAGTTGTAATTTTAACTTCAAAGGGAGATAGGAAACCTTGTTGGGGACCTAATACATTTTATTTAGGtcctttttcttatttcctGGAGTGGACAATTGTGGGACATTTGAAGGAAGAGGCTACAAATTGACCTTTAGGCAATGGTAGAAAGCTGATCAAGGCAAAATTCTGCAGCCAACTGATCTTTAAGGGGACTATAGGCCTTCTTCTATGTAGATTCAATGATGACTTATCTTAAGGTTAGCATTTCTAGTTACATATCTTATATTGGGGATGGGAAGAAGAAGTGCTTAGAAGCATGCTTGCTACAGATTCAAATGAGACTGATTTATCATGATAGGTGTTTCCAAAGTGtaatcactcaacttttaatAAAGTGAACTACCTATGTGTTTTCTTGTGCTATATGTTCTGTATCCCTTGCATATTTAAACGTGTAAATTAGAGATGCCTGCCATTAGATAACTGTTACTTTGGGGATACCATCGTTTACGAATGCAAATTTTTGTCTGCTGCCACATTAGCAGTGGCATCACTATTACTTGTTCCTTCGATGTTTTGTCAGTGTCCCATGAGCTTTTGAATTCCATACACCATACTCCTGCTGAAATGAATGGATTTTCACACAAAATGAAGAAAGCTTAATACATAGGGTCAGTTGAATGCAAGACTAGTGACGCTTGATTGTATATGAAAAAGTATAGAAATAAGTTTGTTGAAGCCCATCTTCATGGACTCTTTTATGAAACGAAGTGTGATGTTTACTTTGGTTGCAGCGTAGTGCATCACCTGGGAGATGCATTGCCATGGGGTTTAGTTCTTGGGTATCTGCCTGATTGGATTCATCTGGCTTCAAGCTGTTATGACAatctttataaaatcatttggCTGAGGAGCTTTATGTGGATTCATGATATGAGGTATGATTAAGACAGTAGAATTCAATATATTATTCTACACGATTGGTGtcaatctaaccattttaatcatttttattctaaaaatattatgatgTACAAAGGGATGTATGTATGATATGTAGATGATCCACTGCTtgaaaatatcataaaaacaCTTGGTAGTAAAGGCCTTCCCAATTTCAGACAGAATCCCATCCCACAAACACCCATTGTTCAATTAGTAGgatttatgatatgtttgatgATGGTCGGTTTTTGAAATAGATGTTGTCTATGAcgattcatttttttaatgtatatcAAGTTATGTTCCTTGGATTCATGTGTGTGTTAGATGTATAGGTTGCAAGTTGTTATTGTTGCTGATATGTGTGCATGATTGTTCTTTGCCGACCTGATGAACTCATATTAGATGATAACCAAACATATTTGCAGAACTTGAGCAGATGATTGAATAAATCAGATGTGCATTTGGTTTCAACTTCTTTATTATGTTGATTAGctgaattaatattattttacatcaagaagttaaaattacattttaaatcttaattttgctttttataattcaaattatgtataatctaacaaatagtgtattaaaaatatggtatttttcatatattattttatttatatatgtaaatatatgttgttttgTGCGAAAAGCTCATCCTTTTTGAGTAGCATAGTTGTTCTTGATCATAACAACCGGTTCAAATTAACTTCTATTTCGAGTTTGAGTcgtctaaaattttcaaatttcgaatttaattttttggcATTTTTTATTTCAGATTATTTGTTTCTATCATTCAAGTGTTTTAagctcaatttaataattttcaagaataaaataattaatcaaaatttaacaaattatttaatattactaaaaataaatatagaaacgtaaaaagaaaaaaagagttaaaatcgAGTCTGCTTAATCTGATCCGATGATGTTAGTTACACGCAGAACGACAGcccaagaagaagaaaattcttgaatttcaaGAGAAGGAATGGCGACACCATCGAAGAACATGAAGGCTTTCTACaagcaaaagaagaagaacACGACGGGAGGCATCACCAAATCAAAATCCTCAAAGTCAACCAAACCTGCCGCTACTGATATCGCCCAACTGCCCCATGGCGTTTCTCTGGATTTCGAAGGtcactctctttttctttttttcttgttttgccCCTCAAAAAATGGGTATTTTATAAAACCGAAACAATGTTTGTGAAAAGCAGATGCTGATATTGAAGAGGAAGAGAGAGCGTTAAGGGAATTCGACATGAACATGGCGTACGGACCATGCATAGGGATAACGCGGCTGGGTCGATGGGAAAGAGCACAAAGATTGGGGCTAAATCCTCCTAAAGAAATCGAGAAGCTTGTGAAAAGTGGTAAGGTGAAACTACAATCATTATTTGATGGGCGTATGTAGTAGCATGATATGGGCAATCCTTTTGAATCAACGTTAGatcatatttttcatctattACTCTTCCCTTTCTCAAGAGGTTAGTGCATCTAAAATAGCACTCACGCATGCTGGAATTTAAGTTGGAATAAATTTACCCAATGTACGCATGTTTTTACGCAAAGCGAGGCTTTGTCATTAGGGACCTCAGCTTTTGTCAAcgatattatatttattttattaaaatatgcttgaattttcttaattttagaTCATTTAAAGTTCTTTTTAAGGTTTTGACATTGTTGAGAAGGGTTCAACCTCATAGGAagtcttaaataaataattgtcATGTCTCCTTTATTGTTATTAGGATATTTACTCTCAAAATTTCTTTAacttaaaagaaacaaaatttcaaCTCAAAAGTGAAAGAAGGTGTgagttgtttaaaattttaaattttaaattcacatTATACAAACatcttatatattaaaaaattatggataATTCTTAAAACTACAcgtgaactttgattttgtgtaattatacacatgaaatttTGTTTGTGATTGAAAATATGCattgacaatttaattttgattcaattgtacatattaaaaggaataaatacattgatttatttttatgttagatATATATCATGAATTAATTGCACCATGCATCCCTAAACAATAACCATCATTTTAAATTGATCCCCAAACTTTAAAACTTTCTAATCATACCCCAAACTATCAAAGTTATATCAATAAGGTCCTTGattactaaaatcattaaattaattgttaaatgagaTTTCAAATCTTATGCGGTATAGTTTAAAATGAATAGTTTTATAAAAGCTTTACCGTTCACTCTATTTACTCGgttttactttatatttaattttacttttaaaagttacggaataatgttttacttttctttaaaactttcattttaaattatgtcacattAGAT
The nucleotide sequence above comes from Gossypium raimondii isolate GPD5lz chromosome 13, ASM2569854v1, whole genome shotgun sequence. Encoded proteins:
- the LOC105783356 gene encoding uncharacterized protein LOC105783356, whose amino-acid sequence is MATPSKNMKAFYKQKKKNTTGGITKSKSSKSTKPAATDIAQLPHGVSLDFEDADIEEEERALREFDMNMAYGPCIGITRLGRWERAQRLGLNPPKEIEKLVKSGKVKLQSLFDGRM
- the LOC105783355 gene encoding uncharacterized protein LOC105783355, whose amino-acid sequence is MQHSSHKLSCEMLAYCFPLIIQLSNYKSRIIHNIGLLVGNLKYRRTYSSQNLLEPVSGRIITSSQFVNHPSQRSFSQSSCYQKFAPVETHPILRCSSLQHRFKNWQELRKHKLTASTFAGAIGFWPLRRTQLWLEKLGAIEPFSGNLATCWSNIKEEEALERYKLITGNTIEFPEFQVYGKMNPEDSWLAASPDGLVNSVYGLPPGGVLEIKCPYIDGKMEETFPWKRIPLYCIPQAQGLMEIMDREWMDFYVWTPNGSSLFRIYRDVKYWNVLKSALSDFWWKHVQPAKEICSKNVITDPLRELKSIRPDSRHESCGDIVRQSKLVADNSNLLIREINGQLIT